GCACTGGCCGCCCGGGAGAACGCCCGTCATCTGTGCGCAGAACGACGAATCTCGGGCGCCGCAGAACTCTAGCAAGCTACCGGGATTCGCCCATTCTCAGTCCCCTCGGCACAGCGAGACGCTCGACCAGATCAAACATGCCCTGAGCCACCAACGCCAATAGTGCCGCCGGAACGGCTCCCTCCAGGATCAGCCCGATGTCATCCAGACGAATTCCAGTGAGAATCGGCTGACCGTAGCCACCAGCGCCGATCAAGGCACCCAGCGTGGCCGTTCCGATGTTGATGACGGCCGATGTCTTGATGCCTCCCAGGATCGATCGCGACGCAAGCGGCAGTTCTATGAGACGCAGACGCGCGAATGGCTCCAGACCCAGCGCGACCGCAGATTCGGTCAGCGGCACGGGAATATCGGTCAGGCCGGTGTACGTATTGCGGACGATCGGCAGGAGACTGTACAGAAAGAGCGCCACCACGGCCGGCGGTCCTCCTATCCCGATCAGGGGAATCATGAACACCAGTAACGCGAGCGACGGAATCGTGTAGATGACACCAACCGTCCCAAGTATCACCTGTCCGAGTCGACGACGACGTGCTGCAAGCACGCCGAGAGGGATCGCTACGAGAATCGCGAAGCCTAGAGAGATCCCAACCAGGATCAAATGCTCAACCGTTCGATCCCAGACACGTCCCAACCTGGTCGGCGCAGCCACTTGATCGACCACATCTACAGACAGGCGACTCCGGAGGAAATCTCTGGCGACCTCTGCCTCCGATTCGCCACCGATCTTGACGCGCCGATTAAGATCAGCCATCGTCACTTCGCTGATGGCTCCGTTGAGCAGCTTCATCACGGGCGCTGCTTTCGGTATTCGTCGCTGCAGATCCTCGCGATACAGCAGCACGGCGTCGTACTTCGGAAAGTGAGACAGGTCGTCCTTAAGCACCCGCAACTTGTAGTATGCGATCTCGGCGTCCGTCGAGTACAGGTCCATCACGTCAATCGAGCCGGCATCGAGACCGCGATATGCCAGATCGTGATCGACACCCTGCACCGCGCCATGGGGAAGCCGGTAACGATCACGGAGTGCAGGCCAACCATCACTCCGATCCATGAACTCATTGCTGAAGCCGAGTGCCAGATCGGGATACTGCGCGAGGTCGGAGATCTTCTTGATACCCAGCTCGTCGGCTCTGACCGACGTCATCCCGATTGCGTACGTATTGTTGAACCCGAGTGACGGCGAAACCTCGACTCCCGCCGAGTCCAGATATGACGCGGCGGCCGCGAGGTCAGCGAAATCGTCCCCGGCGAGAATCTCCTGAAGTATGGTACCTGAGTAGTCCGGGTAAACGTCGATCTCTCCCGACAGCAACCCGTTCCACAGAAACCGCGTGCCACCCAGAGCGCGGCGGTGTTCCGCTGAAATCCCCGCCGATTCAAGCAGGCCGACCACCAGCTCACCGAGAATCACCGACTCCGTGAAGGTCTTGGAGCCCACCACGACTGGTTCGTCGGATGTTGCCATTGAATCTCCGGAGCACGAGAGCTGCAGGATCACGAGCGACAGCAGACCAAACCTTATGAGTACCGGGAAGATCATGGTGCGCCCGCTCCCGCTTCACCGATGTGGCGTCGCTGCGCGTTGACGAAATCACTGACGAAAGAAACCGCCGGGCGCTCGAGCAGGTCTTCGATCTGTCCCGATTGAACGACCTGTCCGTTCCGCATGAGAACGATCCGATCCGCAAGGAAAGCGGCCTCGGAAAGGTCATGTGTTACCAGCACAACCGTCTTCTTCAGTGAACCGAAGATGTCACGAAGCTCAGTCTGCAGTTCAGCCCGGATCATGGGATCCAGTGCCCCGAGTGGTTCGTCCAGCAGCAGCAAGGATGGATCGAGCATCAGCGAGCGCATCAGCCCCACGCGCTGGCGCTGCCCGCCGGAGAGCTCGACCGGAAACAGGTCGAGGCGGTCCTCCGGAAGTCGTACAAGAAGAGCCAGCGAGTGAATGCGGTCACCGATATC
This window of the Rhodothermales bacterium genome carries:
- a CDS encoding ABC transporter permease subunit, producing MATSDEPVVVGSKTFTESVILGELVVGLLESAGISAEHRRALGGTRFLWNGLLSGEIDVYPDYSGTILQEILAGDDFADLAAAASYLDSAGVEVSPSLGFNNTYAIGMTSVRADELGIKKISDLAQYPDLALGFSNEFMDRSDGWPALRDRYRLPHGAVQGVDHDLAYRGLDAGSIDVMDLYSTDAEIAYYKLRVLKDDLSHFPKYDAVLLYREDLQRRIPKAAPVMKLLNGAISEVTMADLNRRVKIGGESEAEVARDFLRSRLSVDVVDQVAAPTRLGRVWDRTVEHLILVGISLGFAILVAIPLGVLAARRRRLGQVILGTVGVIYTIPSLALLVFMIPLIGIGGPPAVVALFLYSLLPIVRNTYTGLTDIPVPLTESAVALGLEPFARLRLIELPLASRSILGGIKTSAVINIGTATLGALIGAGGYGQPILTGIRLDDIGLILEGAVPAALLALVAQGMFDLVERLAVPRGLRMGESR
- a CDS encoding ATP-binding cassette domain-containing protein, with product MIQLYNISKSYDGHTALADVSLDFLEHRTTAVIGPSGCGKSTLLRVIIGLVTPDTGKVNVFDRNLSTDTLIDTRRRIGYVIQDGGLFPHLTARENVEMMARHLQWSDADIGDRIHSLALLVRLPEDRLDLFPVELSGGQRQRVGLMRSLMLDPSLLLLDEPLGALDPMIRAELQTELRDIFGSLKKTVVLVTHDLSEAAFLADRIVLMRNGQVVQSGQIEDLLERPAVSFVSDFVNAQRRHIGEAGAGAP